One Cucurbita pepo subsp. pepo cultivar mu-cu-16 chromosome LG09, ASM280686v2, whole genome shotgun sequence DNA window includes the following coding sequences:
- the LOC111802422 gene encoding glutaredoxin: MGSWFSSNKFSKEEQNQSLNEAKKIISSNPVVVFSKTYCGYCSRVKELLTQLGASHKVIELDQKSDGDAIQSALAEWTGQTSVPNVFIGGKHIGGCDAVTNKHSSGQLMPLLAAAGAIANDSAQL, translated from the exons ATGGGGTCGTGGTTCAGCTCAAACAAATTCAGTAAAGAAGAGCAGAATCAGTCGCTTAACGAGGCCAAGAAGATAATCTCCTCTAATCCCGTTGTTGTTTTCAG CAAGACTTACTGTGGGTATTGCTCGAGAGTCAAGGAGTTGCTCACACAGCTTGGAGCTAGTCATAAGGTCATTGAATTGGACCAAAAAA GTGATGGAGATGCAATTCAATCAGCTTTAGCAGAGTGGACGGGTCAAACCTCGGTGCCTAACGTGTTTATCGGAGGAAAACACATCGGTGGTTGCGATG CGGTTACAAATAAGCACAGCAGTGGTCAGCTGATGCCACTTCTTGCTGCTGCTGGTGCCATCGCCAATGACTCTGCTCAGCTATGA
- the LOC111802420 gene encoding uncharacterized protein LOC111802420, translating to MSTTTLVIPLFLYLVLSSFLLSISTANIHSNSCRSFCGNITIDYPFALQYGCGHPGYRDLLYCMNDVLMFHIRSGSYRVLDIDYAYEALTLHDPHMSTCDTIVLGRRGNGFDIEEWRSPYLNPTADNAFLLIGCSAQSPLFQGFPNKHLVCRNVSGLGCEEYYDCPAWGILGHRRPGRNYGPGPPECCAVPFGSIKAINLTKLQCEGYSSAYNLAPLRLNGPDQWAYGIRVKYSVQANEDFCRACQATGGTCGFGTDGVRQLCMCGSSNSSSTCDFVMTSLSTRMTSWTLIKAILAGSLMVMFSSCSKEIGISS from the exons ATGTCCACAACAACTCTAGTCATTCCGCTCTTCCTCTATCTCGTCCTCTCGTCTTTTCTCCTATCCATTTCCACCGCCAACATCCACTCCAACAGTTGCCGATCCTTCTGCGGCAACATCACAATCGACTATCCCTTCGCTCTCCAGTACGGCTGCGGCCATCCTGGCTACCGCGACCTTCTCTACTGCATGAACGACGTTTTAATGTTCCACATCCGATCCGGATCCTACAGAGTCCTAGACATCGATTACGCTTACGAAGCCCTAACTCTCCACGACCCTCACATGTCGACCTGCGACACAATCGTCCTCGGCCGCCGCGGCAACGGCTTCGACATCGAGGAATGGCGTTCGCCGTACCTGAATCCGACGGCCGATAACGCCTTCCTCCTCATCGGTTGCTCCGCCCAATCGCCACTCTTCCAAGGGTTCCCGAACAAGCACCTAGTCTGTAGAAACGTTTCCGGACTGGGCTGTGAGGAGTATTATGACTGTCCGGCTTGGGGTATATTGGGCCACAGACGACCGGGCCGAAATTATGGGCCCGGCCCACCAGAGTGCTGTGCGGTTCCTTTTGGGTCCATTAAGGCCATAAATCTCACTAAGCTTCAGTGTGAAGGCTATAGCAGTGCTTATAATCTGGCCCCGTTGAGGCTTAATGGGCCTGATCAATGGGCCTATGGGATACGTGTGAAATATTCGGTCCAAGCAAACGAAGACTTTTGCCGCGCGTGCCAAGCCACTGGCGGCACGTGTGGATTTGGTACGGATGGTGTTAGACAGCTGTGCATGTGTGGTAGTTCGAATTCTTCCTCCACTTGTGATTTTG TTATGACCTCATTATCGACAAGGATGACATCATGGACACTAATCAAAGCTATATTAGCAG GAAGCTTGATGGTGATGTTTAGTAGCTGCTCCAAGGAAATTGGaattagttcataa
- the LOC111802663 gene encoding uncharacterized protein LOC111802663 produces the protein MEATEKSEETVSNVTKKLTGTVNWGTATTIAVFAGMFYGGSKEAAASVSKDAEVTLKLGSTPDKREQYRLIRDAMEKRFIRVTRGSIVGGVRLGMFTAAFYGLQNLLAEKRGVHDVFNVAAAGSATAATFGLILPGSLKWRARNVAMGAVLGAAFCFPLGWLHLKLVEKANEGSEALAYPSTIQKGESKSGVGAAIERLEESLNK, from the exons ATGGAAGCCACTGAGAAATCCGAAGAAACCGTCTCAAAT GTTACTAAAAAATTGACTGGAACTGTGAATTGGGGGACGGCAACAACTATTGCAGTGTTTGCAGGGATGTTTTATGGAGGAAGCAAAGAAGCAGCAGCTTCGGTG AGCAAGGATGCAGAAGTTACATTGAAGCTTGGGAGCACACCTGACAAGCGAGAACAATATAGGTTAATCAGAGATGCAATGGAGAAAAGATTTATCAGAGTAACACGAGGCTCGATAGTTGGCGGTGTGCGTCTCGGGATGTTTACAGCTGCATTTTACGGTCTACAAAATCTGCTAGCCGAGAAGCGCGGCGTGCATGATGTTTTCAATGTCGCTGCTGCTGGTTCTGCCACAGCTGCTACATTTGGTCTAATAT TGCCGGGATCGCTCAAGTGGCGTGCTAGGAACGTAGCGATGGGAGCTGTTCTTGGTGCAGCATTTTGCTTCCCTCTTG GTTGGCTTCATTTAAAGCTTGTAGAGAAAGCAAATGAAGGTAGTGAAGCACTGGCTTATCCTAGTACAATTCAAAAGGGAGAATCAAAGAGTGGCGTCGGTGCTGCTATTGAGAGATTAGAAGAAAGCTTGAACAAATAG